The DNA window caccatacctgatttcattatactacaaagccataatagtAACAACAGCAAACAGAATAGTACAGGCATAAAAACAGgtagatcaatgggacagaaaAGAATAACCAGATATCAGTCCCTGCAACTAtagctgtttattttttaagtattttattcatttatttgagagagagagaataagaatggatgtgccagggcctctagccactgcaaactccagatacatgtaccaccttgtacatttggctttatgtgaatactggggaattgaacctgggtcgttaggcttcacaaacaagaaccttaactgctaagtcatctctccagcccaccaccactTTTTTTGACAGAGATGTCCAAAATACACACTGAAGAAAacacatcatcttcaacaaatattaCTGGGAAAACTGGTTTTCAGTATGTGGAAGAAATGAATCAAAGACTTCAATGTAAGACTGGAAATTATGAAACtgctaaaagaaaaagtaggaaatGCATTGCATGTTTAAGGAATAGTTAAGATTTTCTGAATAGGAtttcagttgctcaggaaataagttTACCAAATAACAAATAGGATCATATACAATTAAAACAGCTTTTGtacaatacaaaaaaaatgatcaattaagtgaacctacagaatggaagaaaatctttgtcagttatACCTTTGACAGGGGGTCAATAAAGAATccaaaaaattaaacatcaaaaaatcaaacaacccaataaaaaaaatgaggtaTAGAACCAGTGAAAAGAGCTCACAAAAGAACAAACACAAATGGCTAGTAAACATGTTGTTTAAAAAGTACTCAAcatacttagccatcagggaaatgcaaattaaaaccactttgagaattccaccttactctagtcagaatggctaatataaaaaaatgacaacatgggctggagagatggcttagcggttaagcgcttgcctgtgaagcctaaggaccccggttcgaggctcggttccccaggtcccacgttagccagatgcacaagggggcgcacgcgtctggagtttgtttgcagaggctggaagccctggcgcgcccattctctctctctccctctctttctctctgtgtctgtcgctctcaaataagtaaataaaaaaaatttttttaaaaatgacaacaaattctggtgagggtgtggggtcAGAGGCATCCTTATTCAATTTTGGTGACAGTGCAAACAGGTATatccattatgaaaatcagtatgggaGTTTCTCTTAAAGCTAAATATTAAACTACTttttgacccagctatagaattcttgggcatataccctaaagactgtacacTTTGAtacagagatacttgttcatccatgtttactactgctctattcataatgGCTAAGAAGTGGAATCAGTTTAGATGCCCTTCAGATGAATGGATCatgaaggacacacacacacacacaatggagttttattcaactgcaaagaaaaatgaaatatgcaggaaaatgcaTGGACCTTGAATAAATGATACTGATCGTGGTAACTAAGGATTCAAAAGACAGATGTCATATGTTATCTCGCATGCAGATCCTAACTTTGAATTTCTAGATTAGTGGCTATATGTTGGAGGGAGTATTCTCAGAGTCCAGGAAGTTAGAAGCCAtggtgggaggaggaggcagtggAGGGATAGTAGAAAACATGACATCAAAGTTGAGGGAGttaatagagggagggagaagtttAAGCAAGGATAAAACCTGAGGACATAAGAGGGTGGTGAGAGGAcaaaccaaaactaaagacataTGAATAAGCTACAGGGAAAATTACTACTTCATAagccaatttaaaatataaatttcaataaAAGTAATTGAATGAAGGTCCCCTACATGAGTGAGTGAAGATGTTCCAAGATGTCACAGACTATTCACTGTAAATTCCAGTGTTAGGATGAGAtaacttccaatgagttgttggtcagggagaccacAGAGACCCTTATAACAAGATAGGCTCTTGGTTATCCACCAAAActagagagtaagaccctgttgctaacaCATTTCAGTTACAATGTGTAGTAAAActaagctggaagcttcctcccttcAGGCTAGTTTTCTTTGCACCAGAAGTTCCTATACAAACTGCTAGAGAAGAAAAGACATCAATGGTCCTAGCCAGCTGTAAACCTTGTGTACTCTATAACTGACttgccaggcaagatatgcccaatggtgcaatagtggcatgaatgttaTGGGAGTATCTAACCACTTTCTGATTAGATTTTAGGCCTGCTCCATTAGGCCTGCTCCACAAGAGAGAATTCATACCTGATACTGTAAACCTggcctttgggggtgggggaacctACTACTAAGGTCATGTTAAATGGACAgtatgtcaaactgccttctaaatatctatatttgtCCCCAAAGATTACCACAGCTTGAAGCCTCAGCCACAGATATTTCTCACTACAATGGGACACGTTAATGCACAGGTGCACAGCTGGCAAAACTGCCAAGAATAATTGACTAATGTGTGCTTAGCCTCAAAAAGGACATCTAAACTGCCTCCTCCAAAGCTCAGGTAACCCTGtgggagaagaggaaaaaaagaatataacagcagaaggatgggaaggagggcaACAAAATACTGTTTTTCTGGATATGACATGACCATTCCACTTATGAATTCAAAGCAGTTGTATTTTCCAGCACAATATGCTGTATATTTTCTCCATCACTTTGAAACTATATGATACaagtaaaagaaatcaaaaaagacacaAATAATAGATCAGAGATGAAATGGGGAAGATTACACATACTGGATTTATCAATGATTTCCTGGATATATGAACAAAAGCCtagacaacaggaaaaaaaaaaaacaaacctagatTTCATCAACATTTTAAACTCTGTACATCAAAGAATACTCTCAACAGAATGAAAAGGTATCCCaaggaacaaaaaatatttacaaatcatATGGATGATACCGAATTAGCATCTAGAATACATACAGAACTACTATAAttcaataaatgaaaaacattttattttaaaatgatcaagttacttggacagaaatctcaTCAGAGatataaaaatggggctggggagatggctcagcagttaaaccatttgcttgcaaagcctcaggacctgggttcgattcccctgtacccacataaagccagatgcacaaggtggtgcatgcatctggagtttgtttgcagtggctaaaagtcttggcatgcccattatctctcttatgaaaaataaataaataaaatatattttaaaaagatatacaaatggccaaaCACTATATGAAGATATTTAACAACACTAATTATTAAGGATACACCACTCAAAACTATAATGACATAGTATATGACTTCATGTCAATTAAGGTGGCaattatcaaaaaagaaaacaaaaacaaaatgacataTCATTGAAAGTGTACAGAAACTGGAACTTCtgtgcattgctggtaggaataaaaaaatataatagccTGTGTAGAGAACAATATATTACATTATCAGAAAAGTGTAGAATTCTACCTCTAgctataaaaaagaattaaaagcaaTATCAAACATATTTCTACATGGATATTCATAGCAACATTGCTCACAATAGCTCAAACATGGAAGCAACTGAAGTGTCCACTGATGAAtggatgggttaaaaaaaaagtaacacacacatatgatagaatattattcagccttAAATAGCAAGGACATTTTGATACATGATATAACATGAATGAACATTGAAGATATTATGCTAAGGAAAATCATCTAGTTACACAAAGATAAATATTACATgattctatttttattagttgtgCAGAAAAGTCAAATTCTCAGAAAGTAGAATTGTCATTGCTGGAAGGTGGAAGAGAATAGAATGATGAGGCAGCCTTGACCATGTACACAGTGAAACACATTCTAGAGAATGATAGTGGTGATACTTGAAGATAATGTGAATATACCCAATGTCACAGAAGTTAAAAATGGCTAAAATGATAAGTTTTATGTTATGTATGTTTCACCACAATAAGAAGCACACTGTTAAGATAATGAAAAGATAAGCTATAGACTGtgagaaaatacttttaaatcacATATCAATGGAAGGTGGGGCTTAAGGctataaaaaattcaaaccatAAGGAAATAATCAAATGATAAAATGGCAAGAGTTTAACAGTTTAGCAAACATGAAATGATGCTCAATATCATAGTCATTAAAGAAATACacattaaaacaacaaaagaggTACCACTTCACACCTGTCAGAACAACCCAAATAAATACTGACAATACGAAATACTGACAAAGATGCAGAGCAAGTGGAATGCTCATGCATAGTTAATTGCAATGCAAAATGATACAGCCACTCTAGAAAATGGTTTGGCATTTGCATATAAAGTTAAATGTAcacttaccatatgacccagtaatCCCACTTCTAGATATTtaccttagaaaaataaaaacttatattCACACAAACCTGCACAAGAATGTTTTAATATTAATATCATTTATAAAGAACATAACCTAGAAACCACCCAAATTAATTTCAATAGGTGACTGAATAAACTTTAGAATATCCATACAATGAAATGTGGCTCCACAAAATGAAAGGACTACAGATATGAATAACAACTTGATGAATCTCAAAAGCATTATGCTGAGTGAAAGAAGCTGGTCTCACAAGTCTATATACTATGTGATGCCATTTAATATGACTGTCTCTAAAAAAATGCATCTAAAGTAATGGAGAACAAATCAGTGACCTCCAGGAATTATGGGGGAAGAGGGACAGCTGAGTTGACTACAGGGATAGGATGAAGGGAGTTTTTCTGAGTGATGAAGCTGTTCTCTCTTTTAAATGTGGTGGTGATTACATGACTCTATATGAATGACAATTTGCAGACTTGTACACAAAAAAAGGTCCCATGCAACTTTCAAAAAATGTATTAGCTATTATATAATGGTCATAAAAGTCAAAAGTTGTACTTTACTGACtaattaaaaacagaattattTGTGAAATGGGATCTAAAAATCAGAAAGGCAAATGTATGTCTGGTACAATAACTTAAAGGTATGGAGATGAAAACAACACTAAATAGAAAAGCTGCACAACTTCTAACTCCTCTAATATTTTGTATCATGATAATATATTCTCTCTGGATCATTTCCTATAGACATTGTTTCATAATGAATATGGAATTAAGTAAGTGTTCAACTTAGATGTCTGGGACCCTAGGTTATATTCCTAAATCTAACACTATAAGAAAACTCTCGACTTGCCTTTTGTGCCTAATTTTATCTTCCTCTTCATTGAGGTCATGTACTTGTCTGTACTTGTCTTTTTGTGGTATGCTGTGAAGGTGTAAAGCAAGGAGTTTCAAAGATAGGAAACAGAACAGATTCATacaaccccaccccacccaaaTACCTGGAGCTGCTTTAAGTGATTTACATGTATTATCTCACTCAATCCTCCTACCAACTCTATATTGTTGCTATTATTAATAGTCTCATTTCATGGATGAAGAAACTGAACAGGTAACTTGACCCACATCTCATAGCTAGTATATGGGGGAGCCAGGATTTTCCCTGACAAGCTGCCTCCAGACTCCATGtttatattgttatatattatgtattttatatctcttttaaaaGGATATTCATTTGTTCCTTCTTTCACCACTACTCCACCACTTGTAGGATCTATCTCTAACAAATCAACCATTCTCATGACTTTGGCATACAATCTAAGCAGAGAAGATTCCCAACTCCACATTCCCAGTTCTGACTTCTCCCTCGACCTTTATTGCTCTATTTATAACTTTATGTCCAATAATTGTATGTGCTATTCCTGCCATCCTCACACATTCAAAATAAAACTCATCACACTTCCTCAAAAATTTCCCATGAAGATTTTCTGAATGTTGGCAATCATTATATTACACAACCTTGAAACATCTGATTATCTTTGACATATTCTTCACCGACCCTCCCACTTCATTCTTAGACAAGTTTATAAATCCTTCCTTCATAATATCTCTTGTACTATTTACTACCTCTCTTTCCATTTTCACTGTCATCATTCCAGGACAGATTATGGCTGCATGACTATAATACTATCcatcccctttcctctctctaagCCTCTTTATTGGCCACTACATTAATCATTTTCAAACATGACGTTATCAGGTTAATCCAGTTTATTTACTATATTTAAACTCATTAACCACAAAGTAACTCCACACAACTCTATGTTATGATATAAAGTCCCAAATTCTTAAACTATACTTTCAACCTTACCTCTTACACCTCCTCCAAATAATCAGCAGGGCTCATATAAACAGTTGCAATTGAAATAGTATTTCCTCTCCTTTCTAAATAGGtagcataaaaagaaaatttaaatcttACCTCTTCTGAGAAGCTTTCTTCAGTCACACCCATAAAACTTTAAGCAATGATATCTAGGATTATTGTTGCTGTTTGTATATTTCTACAACTGGATTGTACTTGGAATGAGGCCAGGAACCATTCATTAAACTTTGTTATACCTTCTATTATGCCTGGTAACACTGATTTGCTAAACTAATTCTTTCTGGTTAAGAAACATactgcatatgtatatattttgtggTAATTTACAGTTCAGTCTAAATACCCTTCACAATCTAGCCTTACTTCCATTTCCAGTTTCCCTAAGGTACCCTTTACCACTGCCACACCAAACTTTTCATTATTACCTACACACACCAGGTTCTTTTAATCCTGTTTCAAATCATGCAGACTATCTGTCATGTTCTTTATGCTTTACCTAAAAAGAATGCTTGCTGATCCATTAAGACAGTACAAATAACAACTTCGGACTCCCTCAACTAAATTTGGATTTTTGAAGTTCTATGATCCCTTAGCATTTGATTAAACTTTCTATAATAATTTCTATATTGTTATGCAAGTAATTATGTACATAATCATCTCTCACATGGAACTATCTATATATTCCCCAAGAGTGTCTTTCCCCCGCTCATTTTAGTGATTCTCCATATCTAATGCCCTGATTATAAATTTTGCTCTcagtgaaagaaagaatatatcaAAGTCAGTGAGGATCCCATACCTTGATAATAAAGAGCCTTAAGGAAGGAGTGACGATCCGATCCCTGAAATAAAGACTTTTCAATTTCCATTTCTCGCCGGGTCAGCTGCTTACTCTTTGAAAATCTCTGTGGCAGGCAAAGGATGCGCTGACGCTCTGAGATCCTTTTTTCAATATCCTGAAGATGATTTTGTATTGCTTCAGGAGTTGCCCTCAACCTTGTCCTCTGAAACCAGAAAAATGAGATGGTAAGTATCCTAAAGGACATACTCTGAGAGTAATAATCTCATTCGTCAAGTATAAAATATGATCAGGATCCAAAATATGTGCTTATGGAAAGTGCTAAGGGGCTAACCAATAGCTTCATTTGCATCAATGTGTCATATTAGAAACTGAAgatagcctttaatcccagcacttgggaggcagaggtaggaggatcggagtgagtttgaggccaccctgagattacatagtgaattccaggtcaacctgggctagagtaaaaccctacctcagggaaaaaaaagtaaagaaaagaaaaactgaagatATGAACTCAAAGATCAATTTTAGGAGACGTAAAAATGAATAGGCTCTCCATGTCAAAATGAAgagttccgggctggagagatggcctagcggttaagcgcttgcctgtgaagcctaaggaccccggttcgaggctcggttccccaggtcccacgttagacagatgcacaagggggcgcacgcgtctggagttcatttgcacaggctggaagccctggcacgcccattctctctctctccctctatctgtctttctctctgtgtctgtcgttctcaaataaataaataaataaaattaaaaaaaaagaagagttcctGTTCTTTATTATTCAGAGATTAAAAGCAAACAAGGTTTGCTCACCTTTTCACCTGAAACATGGCTTTTCCATATCAAGATTTCTGTTTCATTAAGTCCTAGTTCCCTGAGAGAAGCAGTTTCCTGGTCTTTTTCATGTAGTGTCTGGAACTGAGACAAAGTCATAGTCCCAGCAGCTTCCTTCCCAAAGGGCTTGTACATAGTACCAGGGGCAAAGCTCTCTTTTTTAGAAACACATCTGAAAGCAAATAAGAAGGGAGTAAGAACATCTCATAGTCATCAC is part of the Jaculus jaculus isolate mJacJac1 chromosome X, mJacJac1.mat.Y.cur, whole genome shotgun sequence genome and encodes:
- the Rbm41 gene encoding RNA-binding protein 41 isoform X3 gives rise to the protein MLEWTSRVNSCVKSDEHVLEELETEGERQLKSLLQHQLDTSVSIEECVSKKESFAPGTMYKPFGKEAAGTMTLSQFQTLHEKDQETASLRELGLNETEILIWKSHVSGEKRTRLRATPEAIQNHLQDIEKRISERQRILCLPQRFSKSKQLTRREMEIEKSLFQGSDRHSFLKALYYQAYHKKTSTDKYMTSMKRKIKLGTKGKYLEVGLLGHMVLYLKNLSPRVTENDLISLFARFQERKGPPIQFQMMTGRMRGQAFITFPSKEIAWQALHLINGYKLHGKILVIEFGKNKKKQSHLQSSSPISSPDNSTASSGS